In the genome of Neodiprion pinetum isolate iyNeoPine1 chromosome 2, iyNeoPine1.2, whole genome shotgun sequence, one region contains:
- the LOC124212247 gene encoding uncharacterized protein, producing MASMENALGANSGSRPCLNYLWPPVLPASRAENGQPLYGIASTVKVIPKLSEKLNKIENVFGDIASIEEQVTGLDELHSDVCDCLARLHSVSNRLDNIEGTTASLSESVDTLSRREDEIEQRPSPTGVPPLDTRALDRIRQLQCALHASDLIITGLPEGLVNDHDQIISFCTVLDVAIDRTQILEVRRMRFTKTTNNPQSLFLSVCSPSLRNSIFTAKRSKGPLNAKHVHSTYSSSSPNYVNEFLPAMVRSLLMMAKQVAREKQYRHVWTRGGSVNIEKTQNTPIIRITHTDQLDSLN from the exons ATGGCGTCCATGGAGAATGCCTTAGGCGCAAACTCGGGATCTCGTCCGTGTCTGAACTACCTCTGGCCTCCGGTGTTACCTGCTTCTCGTGCCGAAAACGGTCAACCA CTTTACGGCATTGCATCCACTGTCAAAGTCATTCCAAAATTATCGGAGAAGCTCAACAAAATCGAAAATGTTTTCGGGGATATAGCATCCATTGAAGAACAAGTGACCGGTCTCGACGAACTCCACTCCGATGTTTGCGATTGTCTGGCAAGGCTGCATTCTGTCTCCAATCGACTAGATAACATCGAAGGAACTACAGCCTCACTGTCCGAATCAGTTGACACCTTGTCTCGGCGTGAAGATGAAATTGAGCAGCGTCCTTCTCCCACAGGTGTACCGCCCCTGGACACGCGAGCTCTTGACCGTATTAGACAACTGCAATGCGCTCTACACGCCTCTGATCTCATTATCACGGGTCTCCCTGAAGGTCTTGTGAACGATCATGACCAGATTATCTCCTTTTGTACTGTTCTGGACGTCGCGATTGACCGCACTCAAATTTTAGAAGTGAGGCGCATGCGTTTCACAAAAACCACGAATAACCCGCAGTCCTTATTTCTCTCAGTCTGCTCACCCTCGTTACGGAACTCCATTTTCACCGCCAAGCGTTCTAAAGGACCGTTAAACGCGAAACATGTCCACTCCACGTACTCCTCTTCAAGTCCTAACTACGTTAACGAATTTCTGCCAGCCATGGTCCGTAGTCTCCTAATGATGGCTAAGCAAGTGGCCAGAGAAAAACAATATCGGCACGTTTGGACACGTGGCGGTAGCGTCAACATAGAGAAAACACAGAATACGCCTATCATCCGTATTACTCATACTGATCAACTCGATTCCCTAAATTGA
- the LOC138190434 gene encoding uncharacterized protein: MENPRVPETIPSPSVDPLPIPSTISQIDLLKIMSQQQEAAERQQQQLLQLLLDQQEQRKREQEQQLEQRKREQEQQLEQRRREQEQQLEQRRLDREAQERSETSLHELFRTTVAALQAVHQVNGSGEPAVTPRGSRVVTPLLSPVPSPVPVSAVRQVRHPGRIQDVRDSSFCEHFFRFFDTALSFQSSPIPEDDWWFYFEEGRRNNSDKIVSFLLNTYSIYFIQVFSQIHSVNLNCYTTTHICPPNSRVCCLRRSSRFSHPPISLFPMKRSLFSSYLALELSVPVSMFSSEPVSEGSFMKKIEFLPDINLGRCG; this comes from the exons ATGGAGAATCCGCGGGTCCCTGAAACAATTCCATCGCCTTCAGTGGACCCTCTTCCAATTCCTTCGACAATCTCTCAAATTGATCTGCTGAAGATCATGTCTCAACAGCAAGAGGCTGCTGAGCgccaacaacagcaacttcttcagctgcttcttgatcaacaagagcagcgaaaaagagaacaagaacaacagttggaacagcgaaaaagagaacaagaacaacagttgGAACAGCGAAGAAGAGAACAGGAACAACAGCTGGAACAGCGCAGGCTTGATAGAGAGGCACAAGAACGATCCGAAACTAGTCTACACGAACTgttccggacgactgtggcagctcttcaggctgtTCATCAGGTGAATGGCTCAGGAGAACCGGCTGTCACTCCACGAGGTTCCAGAGTCGTTACGCCGCTTCTCTCTCCTGTTCCTTCTCCTGTTCCCGTTTCCGCTGTTCGACAGGTCCGACATCCAGGACGAATCCAGGATGTTCGAGattcaag tttttgtgagcactttttcaggttttttgaCACAGCCCTTTCCTTCCAAtcttccccgattcctgaggatgactggtggttttattttgaagaaggacgcagaaataattcagataagatcgtttcttttcttttgaatacatattcaatttattttattcaagtattctcccaaattcactcagtgaatttgaattgttataccaccactcacatttgtcctccaaactctagggtgtgctgtctCAGAAGAAGCTCTAGATTCAGTCACCCCCcgatttccttatttcctatgaagagaagtctgttttcgtcttatttggccctggaattgtcggttcccgtttcgatgttttcatccgaacctgtttcggagggatccttcatgaagaaaatcgaatttcttcccgacatcaatctgggccgttgcggataa